CAGCGACCCGACGACGGCGACGACGGCGATCACCGCCCCCCACACGAAGGCGCCGTGGACACCGTCCTCGAGCGCCACGGCCGGATCGGTGCCGCTCTCGGCGCCGGCGACCGTCGTGCGCGTCAGCACCGTGATGAACAGGGCGGTGCCCGCCGCGCCCGCGACCTGCTGCATCGTGCTCACGATGGCGCTGCCGTGCGAGTACAGACGCTGCGGCAGCGCACCGAGCGCCGAGGTCAGCAGCGGCGAGAACATCAACGCGAGGCCGATGTTGAGCACCACGTGCCAGGCGATGACCGTGCCCACGCCGGTCACGGCGTCGAAGGACGTCATGCCCCACATCGCGATGCAGGTGACGAGCGCACCCGGGGCGACCAGCGGACGCGGGCCGAATCGGTCGAACAACCGGCCCACGACATAGCCGAGCAGGCCCATCACGAGGCCGCCGGGCAGCAGCATCAGGCCCGTCTTCAGCGTGGACTCGCCCAGCACGTTCTGCAGGTAGATCGGCAGCAGGATCAGGGTGCCGAACAGCGACATCATGCTCACCGACACCAGCGCGACGGCGAGGGAGAACGCCGGGACGGCGAAGGCCCGCAGGTCCAGCAGCGCGTCGTCGCGGAGCTTCAGCTGGCGCACCACGAACAACGCCAGGGCGACCACACCGACGGTCAGCGGCAGCCAGGGCGGCAGCAGCGGATCACCCTCGGCGGCCTCACCCAGGCTGCTCAGCCCGAACACCAGACCGGCGAACGCGAACGCCGACAGCACCACCGACAGCGCGTCCAGCGGCACCGGCACCGGCTCGGTGACGTTGCGGATCCAGCTCAGGCCGAGCATCGTCGCGACGACCGCGATCGGCACGACCAGCCAGAACATCCAGCGCCAGCTCAGCTGGTCGAGCACCACGCCGCCGATGGTCGGGCCGACGGCGGGAGCGACCGCGATGACGATGGAGATCACACCCATCGTGCGGCCGCGACGCGCGGCCGGGACGACGTTGAGGACGGTGGTGAACAACAGCGGCAGCATCACGGCGGTACCGACGGCCTGCACCACGCGGCCGAGGACCAGCGCCCAGAAGACGGGGGCGGTCGCCGCGATCAGGGTGCCCACCAGGAAGCTGCCCATCGCGATCGCGAAGACGGTGCGCAGCGGCAACCGGGTGAGCAGATAGCCGGTCACCGGGATGACGACGGCCATGGTGAGCATGAAGGCCGTGGTGAGCCACTGCGCGGTCGCGGCCCCCACGGAGAAGGTCTGCATGAGACTGGGGATCGCGACGGACATGATCGTCTCGTTGAGGATGACCACGAAGGCCGCACCGACGAGGACGGCGATCAGACGTCCGGCTCGACTGTCGGCGGGGACGGAGAGCGGCTCGGCCGGCATCGGGGGAGTGGAAGGCACGAGGAGGTCAACGACCGGCCGCGGGAAGTTGTTCCCACGGCC
This region of Rhodococcus sp. Z13 genomic DNA includes:
- a CDS encoding MDR family MFS transporter, with amino-acid sequence MPAEPLSVPADSRAGRLIAVLVGAAFVVILNETIMSVAIPSLMQTFSVGAATAQWLTTAFMLTMAVVIPVTGYLLTRLPLRTVFAIAMGSFLVGTLIAATAPVFWALVLGRVVQAVGTAVMLPLLFTTVLNVVPAARRGRTMGVISIVIAVAPAVGPTIGGVVLDQLSWRWMFWLVVPIAVVATMLGLSWIRNVTEPVPVPLDALSVVLSAFAFAGLVFGLSSLGEAAEGDPLLPPWLPLTVGVVALALFVVRQLKLRDDALLDLRAFAVPAFSLAVALVSVSMMSLFGTLILLPIYLQNVLGESTLKTGLMLLPGGLVMGLLGYVVGRLFDRFGPRPLVAPGALVTCIAMWGMTSFDAVTGVGTVIAWHVVLNIGLALMFSPLLTSALGALPQRLYSHGSAIVSTMQQVAGAAGTALFITVLTRTTVAGAESGTDPAVALEDGVHGAFVWGAVIAVVAVVGSLFVRRAPEPELDPVPPAAQDDPEVSVSR